Proteins from a single region of Hymenobacter aquaticus:
- a CDS encoding DUF5606 family protein, translating into MPYDLKEIAAISGMPGLYRLVRPTRAGVIVESLDERGTRSVASARNKVSLLQEISIYTQDYDQTVPLTEVFDRIYQKYGTDLTVTNKSDDRALATFMGEIIPDYDRQRVYMSDIKKLVSWYKAVSSRLEYQETAAEQPAAEAAEETASPAEEAKPKAKKKAATKESTEAGTQQETAAADEALSTAGIIPAEQESTEPTNPEAATAASTKKPKKKAE; encoded by the coding sequence ATGCCCTACGACCTCAAGGAAATTGCCGCCATCAGCGGAATGCCCGGTCTGTATCGGCTGGTGCGTCCTACCCGTGCCGGCGTCATTGTCGAGTCGCTTGATGAGCGCGGCACGCGCTCAGTAGCCTCAGCCCGCAACAAGGTTTCGCTGCTGCAGGAAATCTCCATCTACACCCAGGACTACGACCAGACCGTTCCGCTGACGGAAGTGTTTGACCGCATCTACCAGAAGTACGGCACCGACCTGACGGTAACCAACAAGTCGGACGACCGGGCCCTGGCCACGTTCATGGGCGAAATCATTCCGGACTACGACCGTCAGCGCGTGTACATGTCGGACATCAAGAAGCTGGTGTCGTGGTACAAGGCCGTAAGCAGCCGCCTGGAGTACCAGGAGACTGCCGCCGAGCAGCCTGCCGCCGAAGCTGCGGAAGAAACCGCCAGCCCTGCCGAGGAAGCCAAGCCGAAGGCCAAGAAAAAAGCAGCCACCAAGGAATCGACGGAAGCCGGCACCCAGCAGGAAACTGCCGCCGCCGACGAGGCCCTGAGCACGGCTGGTATTATTCCGGCCGAGCAGGAATCGACGGAGCCCACCAACCCCGAGGCGGCTACGGCGGCCTCGACGAAGAAGCCCAAAAAGAAGGCGGAGTAG
- the fbp gene encoding class 1 fructose-bisphosphatase, which yields MDHTKLALPVGTTLDRFIMRKQEDFPYATGELSQLLRDIALAAKIVNREINRSGLIDIAGAYGSQNVQGEDQQKLDVIANIRFIRALRNGGEVCTIISEEDEEMIQTGNNQGKYVVAIDPLDGSSNIDVNVSIGTIFSIYRRVSPTGAEGTEQDCLQTGTHQVAAGYVIYGSSTMLVYTTGNGVNGFTYEHSLGEFFLSHPNISTPKTGAIYSINEGSSEYFSEGMAAYVAYCKQQSFSARYIGSLVADFHRNLLKGGIYMYPATRKAPNGKLRLMYECNALAFIVEQAGGKSSNGRTRTLEIEPKSLHERSPLFIGSSELVEKAEEFLAAEHSDAVVSL from the coding sequence ATGGATCATACCAAACTGGCTCTTCCCGTCGGTACCACCCTCGACCGATTTATCATGCGCAAGCAGGAGGACTTTCCCTACGCCACCGGGGAATTGTCGCAGCTGCTGCGTGATATTGCCTTGGCAGCCAAGATTGTAAACCGGGAAATCAACCGCTCCGGCCTGATTGACATTGCCGGGGCCTACGGCAGCCAGAACGTGCAGGGCGAAGACCAGCAGAAGCTCGATGTGATTGCCAACATCCGCTTTATCCGGGCCCTGCGCAACGGGGGCGAGGTGTGCACGATTATCTCCGAGGAAGACGAGGAAATGATCCAGACCGGCAACAACCAGGGCAAGTACGTGGTGGCCATCGACCCGCTCGACGGCTCGTCCAACATCGATGTGAACGTGAGCATCGGTACCATCTTCAGCATCTACCGCCGCGTGTCGCCCACCGGCGCCGAAGGCACCGAGCAGGACTGCCTGCAAACCGGTACCCACCAGGTGGCCGCCGGCTACGTGATTTACGGCTCCAGCACCATGCTGGTCTACACCACCGGCAACGGCGTAAACGGCTTCACCTACGAGCACTCCCTGGGCGAGTTCTTCCTGTCGCACCCCAACATCAGCACGCCCAAAACCGGTGCCATCTACTCCATCAACGAGGGCAGCTCGGAGTACTTCTCCGAGGGAATGGCCGCTTACGTAGCCTACTGCAAGCAGCAGAGCTTCTCGGCCCGCTACATTGGCTCCCTGGTCGCCGACTTTCACCGCAACCTGCTCAAGGGCGGCATCTATATGTATCCGGCCACCCGCAAAGCGCCCAACGGCAAGCTGCGCCTGATGTACGAGTGCAACGCGCTGGCCTTCATCGTGGAGCAGGCCGGCGGCAAATCCAGCAACGGCCGCACCCGCACCCTGGAAATCGAGCCCAAGAGCCTGCACGAGCGTAGCCCGCTGTTTATCGGCTCCTCGGAGCTGGTCGAAAAGGCCGAGGAGTTCCTGGCCGCCGAGCATTCCGATGCCGTCGTTTCGCTCTAA
- a CDS encoding aspartate kinase, with amino-acid sequence MQNPYSLQVYKFGGASVKDAAAIANVVGIVREHAAGGQVLIVVSAMGKTTNALEAIYHQAFSGQDYAPQLATLHDYHYDVVKALFAAAPATEAELREELDGHFNELSYHLSTVAHERPGPDHYDHYYDQTVSCGELLSTRIVARALDAQWLDCRPLLRTDHTWREGRVDWATTEQNVRDQVPTLLHHGPVVTQGFLGATPNGQTTTLGREGSDYSAAIFAYCLQAQAVTIWKDVAGLLNADPKFFADTVRYPEISYQETIEMAYYGASVIHPKTIKPLALRGIPLFVKSFLNPTAEGTRIGDCQHGLLAPAFIRKDGQCLISFESKDLTFISEENLEVIFGALSQARLKINMMQNSAISFSVCTDFSPYRLEKLLELLRSQFTIRYNANLELYNIKNYDGNSIRQLTEGRELLLEQRTRQTFQFVCRATPAPLPA; translated from the coding sequence ATGCAGAACCCCTATTCCTTACAGGTTTATAAGTTTGGCGGCGCCTCGGTGAAAGACGCGGCCGCCATTGCCAACGTGGTCGGAATCGTGCGGGAGCACGCCGCCGGCGGTCAGGTACTGATTGTGGTATCGGCCATGGGCAAGACCACCAACGCGCTGGAAGCAATTTATCACCAGGCCTTCAGCGGCCAGGACTACGCCCCGCAGCTGGCCACGCTGCACGACTATCATTACGACGTGGTGAAGGCCCTTTTCGCGGCCGCCCCGGCCACGGAGGCCGAGCTGCGGGAAGAGCTGGACGGGCACTTCAACGAACTGAGCTACCACTTGAGCACCGTGGCGCACGAGCGGCCCGGCCCCGACCACTACGACCACTACTACGACCAGACCGTGAGCTGCGGGGAGCTGCTCTCAACCCGCATCGTGGCCCGGGCCCTAGACGCGCAGTGGCTCGACTGCCGCCCTCTGCTGCGCACCGACCACACCTGGCGCGAAGGCCGCGTGGACTGGGCCACCACCGAGCAGAACGTGCGCGACCAGGTGCCCACGCTGCTACACCACGGCCCGGTCGTGACGCAGGGCTTTCTGGGCGCTACCCCCAACGGGCAAACGACCACGCTGGGCCGGGAAGGCTCGGACTACAGCGCGGCCATTTTCGCCTACTGCCTGCAGGCCCAGGCCGTGACCATCTGGAAAGACGTGGCCGGCCTGCTCAACGCCGACCCCAAGTTTTTCGCCGACACGGTGCGCTACCCGGAAATCAGCTACCAGGAAACCATCGAAATGGCGTACTACGGCGCGTCCGTGATTCACCCCAAAACCATCAAGCCCCTGGCCCTGCGCGGCATTCCGCTGTTCGTCAAGTCGTTTCTGAACCCCACGGCCGAGGGCACCCGCATTGGCGACTGCCAGCACGGGCTGCTGGCCCCGGCCTTTATCCGCAAGGACGGCCAGTGCCTGATTTCCTTTGAGTCGAAGGACCTGACCTTTATTTCGGAGGAAAACCTGGAGGTAATTTTCGGGGCTCTGTCGCAGGCCCGACTGAAAATCAATATGATGCAGAACTCGGCCATTTCCTTTTCGGTCTGCACCGACTTCTCGCCCTACCGCCTGGAAAAGCTGCTGGAGTTGCTGCGCAGCCAGTTTACCATCCGCTACAACGCCAACCTGGAGCTCTACAACATCAAGAACTACGACGGCAACAGTATCCGGCAGCTGACGGAGGGCCGCGAGTTGCTGCTCGAGCAGCGCACCCGCCAGACGTTCCAGTTTGTGTGCCGGGCCACGCCCGCCCCGCTGCCGGCCTAA
- a CDS encoding Fur family transcriptional regulator: MTLSSDPSHSLPCPPDQATLRQRLATAGLRATTQRILILESLLQLPGHPTAEQVHRQVVLTEPTVSLGTVYKTLDSFVAVGLTKRVASTEGACRRYDSDCQAHHHLYCTNTKEIIDYSNPELDALIRDFFATHGLDNFQPHSFSLHIAGSRIS, encoded by the coding sequence GTGACGCTTTCATCCGACCCTTCTCATTCCCTGCCCTGTCCCCCGGATCAGGCGACGCTCCGGCAGCGGCTGGCGACGGCCGGCCTGCGGGCTACCACCCAGCGCATCCTGATTCTGGAGAGCCTGCTGCAACTGCCCGGCCACCCCACGGCCGAGCAGGTACACCGGCAGGTGGTGCTCACCGAGCCCACCGTGTCGTTGGGCACGGTGTATAAAACCCTGGACAGCTTCGTGGCCGTGGGCCTGACCAAGCGCGTGGCCTCCACCGAAGGTGCCTGCCGCCGCTACGACTCCGACTGCCAGGCCCATCACCACCTGTACTGCACCAACACCAAGGAAATCATCGACTACAGCAACCCCGAGCTGGACGCGCTGATCCGCGACTTTTTCGCGACGCACGGGCTGGACAACTTTCAGCCCCACTCCTTTTCCCTGCACATTGCTGGGTCCCGCATTTCGTAA
- a CDS encoding peroxiredoxin, which yields MAVLVGKRAPSFKATAVIDSEFEEDFSLDRYLGKKHVIFYFYPADFTFVCPTEIIAFQERLADFEAKGVAIVGCSTDTHFSHFAWLQTPRDNGGIEGVTYPLVADATKTIASNYDVLGGHYDYNEAGEMTFVGSPLAYRGLFLIDKDGIVRHQVVNDGPLGRSIDEAMRMVDALQYFEAKGEVCPANWEEGKEGMEATREGVASYLGKQASH from the coding sequence ATGGCAGTTCTCGTTGGCAAGCGTGCTCCTTCTTTCAAGGCTACGGCCGTAATCGACAGCGAATTCGAAGAGGATTTCTCTTTGGACCGCTACCTGGGCAAGAAGCACGTCATCTTCTATTTCTACCCCGCCGACTTCACGTTCGTGTGCCCCACCGAAATCATTGCGTTCCAGGAGCGCCTGGCCGATTTCGAAGCTAAAGGTGTAGCTATTGTTGGCTGCTCGACCGATACCCACTTCTCGCACTTCGCCTGGCTGCAGACGCCCCGCGACAACGGCGGCATCGAAGGCGTGACCTACCCGCTGGTGGCTGACGCTACCAAAACCATTGCCTCGAACTACGACGTGCTGGGCGGCCACTACGACTACAACGAAGCCGGCGAAATGACCTTCGTGGGTTCGCCCCTGGCCTACCGCGGCCTGTTCCTGATCGACAAGGACGGCATCGTGCGCCACCAGGTAGTAAACGACGGCCCCCTGGGCCGCAGCATCGACGAAGCCATGCGCATGGTGGATGCCCTGCAGTACTTCGAAGCCAAAGGCGAGGTGTGCCCCGCCAACTGGGAAGAAGGCAAGGAAGGCATGGAAGCTACCCGTGAGGGCGTAGCCAGCTACCTGGGCAAGCAGGCCTCCCACTAA
- a CDS encoding 3-deoxy-D-manno-octulosonic acid transferase, translating into MLFLYTIGLHLYALLLRLVAPFVPKAEQWVAGRRGLLAHIRATLQADTAPRVWFHCASLGEFEQGRPLMEAYAQQHPSHKIVLTFFSPSGYAVRHNWPGAAYVFYLPLDTRRNAQEFLEAVQPRLAVFVKYEFWYYLLAGLRQRRVPTICVSAIFRPGQVFFKPWGGFYRRMLQCFTHIFTQNEASVQLLRQAGITRASVAGDTRFDTVVRTALAPPRELPLVDAFTDDWLPVCIVGSSWPEDMPVLTPLMQQYQQELRFIVAPHEISEANLRIVEEALPGKVVRYSQAQPATVGQAAVLLIDNVGLLSQLYRFGHFAYVGGAFGKGLHNTLEAAAFGLPLFFGPTYGKFQEAIDLVELGCAFPVRTAQELKDAFAPLFHYETNRLVVQDLSLEYVHQKAGATARIMQWLAVNE; encoded by the coding sequence TTGCTTTTCCTCTATACCATTGGCCTTCACCTCTACGCGCTGCTGCTGCGGCTGGTAGCGCCCTTCGTGCCCAAAGCCGAGCAGTGGGTGGCCGGGCGCCGGGGGCTGCTGGCCCACATCCGGGCGACGCTGCAGGCCGATACCGCGCCCCGGGTGTGGTTTCACTGCGCTTCCCTGGGCGAGTTTGAGCAGGGCCGCCCCCTGATGGAGGCCTACGCCCAGCAGCACCCCAGCCACAAAATCGTGCTGACGTTCTTTTCGCCCTCGGGCTACGCGGTGCGCCACAACTGGCCGGGAGCCGCCTACGTGTTTTACCTGCCCCTCGACACCCGCCGCAACGCCCAGGAGTTTCTGGAGGCCGTGCAGCCCCGGCTGGCGGTGTTCGTGAAGTACGAGTTCTGGTACTACCTGCTGGCCGGGTTGCGGCAGCGCCGGGTGCCCACCATCTGCGTGTCGGCCATTTTCCGGCCGGGCCAGGTGTTCTTTAAGCCCTGGGGCGGCTTCTACCGCCGCATGCTGCAGTGCTTCACCCACATCTTCACCCAAAACGAGGCCTCAGTGCAGCTGCTCCGGCAGGCGGGCATCACGCGGGCCAGCGTGGCCGGCGACACCCGCTTCGACACGGTGGTGCGCACGGCCCTGGCCCCGCCCCGGGAGCTGCCCCTGGTAGATGCCTTCACCGACGACTGGCTGCCCGTGTGCATCGTGGGCAGCAGCTGGCCCGAAGACATGCCCGTGCTGACGCCCCTGATGCAGCAGTACCAGCAGGAGCTGCGCTTTATCGTGGCGCCCCACGAAATCAGCGAGGCCAACCTGCGCATTGTGGAGGAAGCCCTGCCGGGTAAGGTGGTGCGCTACTCCCAGGCCCAGCCCGCCACCGTGGGTCAGGCCGCGGTGCTGCTCATCGACAACGTGGGCCTGCTCAGCCAGCTCTACCGGTTTGGGCACTTTGCCTACGTCGGCGGGGCCTTTGGCAAGGGCCTGCACAACACGCTGGAAGCCGCCGCCTTCGGCCTGCCCCTGTTCTTTGGCCCCACCTACGGCAAATTCCAGGAAGCCATTGACCTGGTGGAGCTGGGCTGCGCCTTCCCGGTGCGCACGGCCCAGGAGCTGAAGGATGCCTTTGCCCCGCTCTTCCACTACGAAACCAACCGCCTCGTGGTGCAGGACCTCAGCCTGGAATACGTGCATCAGAAAGCCGGCGCCACCGCCCGCATCATGCAGTGGCTTGCTGTGAATGAGTGA
- the rsgA gene encoding ribosome small subunit-dependent GTPase A produces the protein MTGIVVKSTGSWYLVRETSTGKLHRCRLRGKFKNKNLKVSNPLAVGDQVDFTVEEQTEGAGVIHHIEPRRNYIIRRSVHKAEHAHIVAANLDQALLVVTLVSPATSFGFIDRFLVTAEAYSIPVTLIFNKTDLYDQDLSEYQDQVLKMYKRTGYPGLRCSAHSGEGVEEVDALLDGKVSLLSGHSGVGKSTLINALVPDLDLKTAEISEFSDKGVHTTTFAEMLEVRPGTYLIDTPGIKELGLVDIPPGQLAHFFPEMRALLNQCRYHNCQHVHEPGCAVREAVDKGKIALPRYDSYVSMLNDDDNRH, from the coding sequence ATGACCGGTATTGTAGTTAAATCGACGGGCTCCTGGTACCTGGTGCGCGAAACCAGCACGGGCAAGCTGCATCGGTGCCGGCTGCGGGGCAAGTTCAAGAACAAGAACCTGAAGGTGAGCAACCCGCTGGCCGTGGGCGACCAGGTCGACTTTACGGTGGAGGAGCAAACCGAGGGCGCGGGCGTGATTCACCACATCGAGCCGCGCCGCAACTACATCATCCGCCGCTCGGTGCACAAGGCCGAACACGCCCACATCGTGGCCGCCAACCTCGACCAAGCGCTGCTGGTCGTCACGTTGGTGTCGCCGGCCACCTCGTTCGGGTTCATCGACCGGTTTCTGGTCACGGCAGAGGCCTACAGCATCCCGGTCACGCTGATTTTCAACAAAACCGACCTTTACGACCAGGACCTTTCCGAGTACCAGGATCAGGTGCTGAAGATGTACAAGCGCACCGGCTACCCCGGCCTGCGCTGCTCGGCCCACTCGGGCGAGGGCGTCGAGGAAGTGGATGCCCTGCTCGATGGGAAGGTGTCGTTGCTGTCGGGCCACTCGGGCGTGGGCAAAAGCACGCTGATCAATGCCCTGGTGCCCGATCTGGATTTGAAGACGGCCGAAATCAGTGAGTTTTCCGACAAGGGCGTGCACACCACCACCTTCGCCGAAATGCTGGAAGTGCGCCCCGGCACCTACCTGATTGACACGCCCGGCATCAAGGAGCTGGGGTTGGTTGATATCCCGCCCGGGCAGCTGGCGCACTTTTTCCCCGAGATGCGCGCCCTGCTCAACCAGTGCCGCTACCACAACTGCCAGCACGTGCACGAGCCCGGCTGCGCCGTGCGCGAGGCCGTGGACAAGGGCAAAATAGCCCTGCCCCGCTACGACAGCTACGTGAGCATGCTCAACGACGACGACAACCGGCACTAG
- a CDS encoding fasciclin domain-containing protein: MKKILRTASVALSAAVLATASLSSCSDNKTTENATAETDAIATVDSAAMMTDSARMGKPEGVMVDGVAMTPDKNIIQNAVQATSVSTLVRAVSAADLGGTLSGPGPFTVFAPTNSAFIQLPKGAMAGLMKPESKEKLKGVLTYHVIAGRLVASDLKDGQELTTVNGEKVKISVKGGKIMVNNATIQIPDVISSNGVTHVIDQVLLPPAPNL; encoded by the coding sequence ATGAAAAAGATCCTGAGAACCGCCTCGGTTGCGCTGAGCGCCGCCGTTCTGGCCACGGCCAGCCTGAGCAGCTGCTCCGACAACAAAACCACCGAAAACGCCACCGCCGAAACCGACGCCATTGCCACCGTCGACTCGGCTGCCATGATGACCGACTCGGCCCGTATGGGCAAGCCCGAAGGGGTGATGGTCGACGGCGTGGCCATGACGCCCGATAAGAACATCATCCAGAACGCCGTGCAGGCCACCAGCGTCAGCACCCTGGTGCGGGCCGTGTCGGCCGCCGACCTGGGCGGCACGCTCAGCGGTCCGGGGCCGTTCACGGTGTTTGCGCCCACCAACTCAGCCTTTATTCAGCTGCCCAAGGGCGCTATGGCCGGCCTGATGAAGCCCGAAAGCAAAGAGAAGCTCAAGGGCGTGCTCACCTACCACGTTATTGCCGGCCGCCTCGTGGCCTCCGACCTGAAAGACGGGCAGGAGCTGACCACCGTGAACGGCGAGAAAGTGAAAATCTCGGTGAAGGGCGGCAAAATCATGGTCAACAACGCCACCATCCAGATTCCCGACGTTATTTCCAGCAACGGCGTCACCCACGTCATCGACCAGGTGCTGCTGCCCCCCGCCCCGAACCTGTAG
- a CDS encoding peptidylprolyl isomerase, giving the protein MKTAEIHTTHGVMKVEFFEQDAPNTVKNFTDLAQKGFYDGLKFHRVIPNFVVQGGCPNSRDGAKGTPGTGGPGYKIDCELKGGNQYHDRGVLSMAHAGRNTGGSQFFIVHSRDNTAHLDRNHTVFGKVVEGLDIIDQIKANDEIKKIVVNEA; this is encoded by the coding sequence ATGAAAACTGCCGAAATCCACACCACGCACGGCGTGATGAAAGTCGAGTTCTTTGAGCAGGACGCTCCCAACACGGTCAAGAACTTCACCGATCTGGCCCAGAAAGGCTTCTACGACGGCCTGAAATTCCACCGCGTCATCCCGAACTTCGTGGTGCAGGGCGGCTGCCCCAACTCCCGCGACGGCGCCAAAGGCACGCCCGGCACCGGCGGCCCCGGCTACAAAATCGACTGCGAGCTGAAAGGCGGCAACCAGTACCACGACCGCGGCGTGCTGAGCATGGCCCACGCCGGCCGCAACACCGGCGGCTCGCAGTTCTTCATTGTGCACAGCCGCGACAACACCGCCCACCTCGACCGCAACCACACCGTGTTCGGCAAAGTGGTTGAAGGCCTGGACATCATCGACCAGATCAAAGCCAACGACGAAATCAAGAAAATCGTCGTCAACGAGGCGTAG
- a CDS encoding helix-turn-helix domain-containing protein: MPRRSIPSTTLLAQVRKHFGLDQQELADYFGISRPYVADIEAGRRVLTSRVLLRLNPLAALLPAEAPARPASPAPEVVPPGVPAPGPLQDRLAACRHQARKLRQELQKLAAAHAGAQRWLAVLPGLLAAPGLPAALATLAEAARARQWLLARQQQAHATLHDAEGAARYHLLRLRAEALETEAAGLAALLAGGA; encoded by the coding sequence ATGCCGCGTAGGTCGATACCCTCTACCACACTGCTGGCCCAGGTCCGCAAGCACTTCGGCCTCGATCAGCAGGAGCTGGCCGACTACTTCGGCATTAGCCGCCCCTACGTAGCCGACATCGAAGCCGGCCGCCGCGTGCTCACCAGCCGGGTGCTCTTGCGCCTCAACCCCCTGGCCGCCCTGCTGCCCGCCGAAGCACCGGCCCGGCCCGCGTCCCCTGCGCCCGAGGTGGTTCCACCCGGCGTGCCGGCCCCCGGACCATTACAGGACCGCCTGGCCGCCTGCCGCCACCAGGCCCGCAAGCTGCGCCAGGAGCTGCAGAAGCTGGCCGCCGCCCACGCCGGGGCCCAGCGCTGGCTAGCGGTGCTGCCCGGCTTGTTGGCTGCTCCAGGGTTGCCCGCCGCCCTGGCTACGCTCGCCGAGGCGGCCCGCGCCCGGCAGTGGCTGCTGGCGCGGCAGCAGCAGGCCCACGCCACCCTGCACGATGCCGAGGGTGCCGCCCGCTACCACCTGCTGCGGCTGCGGGCCGAGGCCCTCGAAACCGAGGCCGCAGGCTTGGCTGCGCTGCTGGCCGGTGGGGCGTGA
- a CDS encoding HNH endonuclease family protein: MHQYINDCAAYAATCAVAIDPSKVPLPNKPGDYRTSDVLQAFDTGFFAKCYLTEHLHGSSYEMDVDHFVPVNQNLALKYEWANLFPAAHKANMMRPRGWPAGGLLDPCNDQVETRLLATIGPLGRDPRFEAADPTDQAASNTAELLNLLHNGKVGDEVSRQNTKHLRVTIMEQYDRVMRAIQKFLAAQNGSNPQVLANARRQLGDLLSRRAPFTQLMRSMEAVIEFVPTDLLD, from the coding sequence ATGCACCAGTATATTAATGATTGTGCTGCCTATGCCGCTACCTGCGCTGTGGCTATCGATCCTTCCAAAGTACCTCTGCCTAATAAGCCCGGCGACTATCGGACCTCTGATGTACTCCAGGCGTTTGATACCGGATTTTTTGCAAAATGCTACCTGACCGAGCACTTGCACGGTAGTTCCTACGAGATGGATGTAGATCATTTCGTACCTGTCAATCAGAACTTGGCGCTCAAATACGAGTGGGCTAATTTGTTTCCAGCGGCTCATAAAGCGAATATGATGCGGCCACGTGGGTGGCCCGCAGGTGGCTTACTGGACCCCTGTAACGACCAAGTAGAAACCCGACTGCTGGCTACGATTGGTCCGCTTGGCCGTGACCCCCGCTTTGAAGCTGCTGACCCCACCGACCAAGCTGCGAGCAACACGGCTGAGTTGCTTAATCTGCTTCACAATGGTAAAGTTGGTGACGAAGTGTCACGGCAGAATACGAAGCATTTACGCGTAACTATCATGGAGCAATATGATAGGGTAATGCGGGCCATTCAAAAGTTTCTCGCGGCTCAAAATGGCAGTAATCCACAAGTTTTAGCTAATGCCCGCCGCCAGTTGGGTGATTTATTATCACGGCGGGCCCCCTTCACGCAATTGATGCGGTCAATGGAGGCAGTAATAGAGTTTGTTCCGACTGATTTGCTGGATTAA
- a CDS encoding AAA family ATPase, with amino-acid sequence MITRDEFPYLQQLLIKDAYAAKNIIVPVFQLGQRSKHLLLTGKNGSGKTTVLQHLASIIHFDTDHYNPLSSSGSIQRSETIPSIVRMVEPSFFSANNVPYNGLRNFANQIILAYFEASRKVSVREVTTVTREDSLESQIAQSKMGKSPAELFKQYLVNKKVFQVFDIMEGRGEESKHQAAFFLKLEQTLAKIFEDPGTKLEFVRENFEFYINLSDGRRFTFNQLSAGFSAFLSILTDLLMRTDLLRKQANDYSYDPCGFVLIDEPETHLHLEMQYQILPLLTSLFPNLQFIVATHSPAVASSITGATVFDLSTGEVLGDQAAGSSYSELMQTHFGVENEYSNVADAILAEVDEIRAMPDRTQALARLQRLMEEKGQYMSPVLQLDIQAQILHLKREQAA; translated from the coding sequence ATGATAACCCGCGACGAATTTCCTTACCTCCAGCAACTGCTTATTAAAGACGCTTATGCTGCAAAAAACATAATTGTTCCGGTGTTCCAATTAGGACAAAGGTCTAAGCACTTGCTTTTGACAGGCAAAAATGGGTCTGGAAAAACAACTGTGCTTCAACACCTAGCCTCAATTATACATTTTGATACTGACCATTATAATCCATTAAGCTCTTCTGGATCTATACAGCGTTCCGAGACAATTCCTAGTATTGTACGAATGGTTGAACCATCGTTTTTCAGTGCGAATAATGTTCCATACAATGGCTTGCGAAATTTTGCTAATCAAATTATCCTCGCCTATTTCGAGGCTAGTAGGAAAGTTAGTGTTAGGGAAGTTACAACTGTCACTAGAGAAGATTCATTAGAGTCACAAATAGCCCAGAGCAAGATGGGCAAATCACCTGCTGAGCTTTTCAAACAGTATCTTGTCAATAAAAAAGTTTTTCAGGTTTTTGATATAATGGAGGGCAGAGGCGAGGAGTCCAAACACCAAGCAGCTTTCTTCCTCAAATTAGAGCAGACCCTGGCCAAAATCTTCGAAGACCCCGGTACCAAACTCGAATTCGTCCGGGAGAACTTCGAGTTCTATATCAATCTCTCTGATGGTCGCCGTTTTACCTTTAATCAGCTTTCCGCAGGATTTTCCGCCTTTCTGAGCATCCTCACGGACTTGCTCATGCGCACCGACCTGCTGCGCAAACAAGCTAACGACTATAGCTACGACCCCTGCGGCTTCGTGCTCATCGATGAGCCCGAAACCCACCTGCATCTGGAAATGCAGTACCAGATTCTGCCGCTGCTCACGAGTTTATTTCCCAACCTGCAATTCATCGTAGCGACTCACTCGCCGGCCGTGGCCTCCAGCATTACCGGTGCCACGGTGTTTGACTTAAGTACCGGTGAGGTGCTGGGCGACCAAGCGGCAGGCAGCAGTTACTCAGAGCTCATGCAAACCCACTTTGGGGTCGAGAATGAGTATTCTAACGTGGCGGATGCTATTCTGGCCGAAGTAGATGAAATTCGGGCAATGCCTGATCGAACTCAGGCGCTGGCCCGGCTGCAACGACTAATGGAGGAAAAGGGCCAGTATATGTCGCCGGTGCTCCAACTGGATATTCAGGCCCAGATTCTTCACCTAAAGCGCGAGCAGGCCGCATGA